The following are encoded together in the Pseudomonadota bacterium genome:
- a CDS encoding Trm112 family protein — protein sequence MSKFDRAMLEILVCPKTKLPLEFDEQRQELISPAAALAYPIRDGIPVLLINEARQIE from the coding sequence ATGAGTAAATTTGATAGAGCTATGTTAGAGATTCTAGTGTGTCCCAAGACCAAGCTGCCACTAGAGTTTGATGAGCAGCGGCAAGAGCTGATCAGCCCAGCTGCGGCATTAGCTTATCCGATACGAGATGGCATTCCAGTCCTTTTGATTAATGAAGCCAGACAGATCGAATGA